One genomic window of Kaistia geumhonensis includes the following:
- a CDS encoding ABC transporter permease subunit codes for MLGFIVRRVLLVIPTFIAIAFLTFVAIRLVPGDPIEVRTGERGITPERLAEFRHQLGLDQPVWKQFLDYLVQIAHGDLGTSISTHAPVLQEFLTLFPATLELALCAMLFAVVLGIPAGVLAATRRGGFLDYSVMGVALTGFSMPIFWWGLLLILFFSVTLDLTPVSGRIDLLYYFEPVTGFMLIDSLLSDQDGAFLSAVSHLILPTIVLGTIPLATIARMTRSTMLEVLGEDYVRTARAKGLSPFRVVNVHALRNALIPVVTVIGLQTGMLMGGAVLTEYIFSWPGIGTWLIESIQRRDYPVLQGGVLMISGLVILINILVDVLYGVLNPRIRHAR; via the coding sequence ATGCTCGGCTTCATCGTCCGGCGTGTGCTGCTGGTCATCCCGACCTTCATCGCGATCGCCTTCCTGACCTTCGTCGCGATCCGCCTCGTGCCCGGCGACCCGATCGAGGTCCGCACCGGCGAGCGCGGCATCACGCCGGAGCGCCTGGCGGAATTCCGCCATCAGCTCGGCCTCGACCAGCCGGTCTGGAAGCAGTTCCTCGACTATCTGGTGCAGATCGCCCATGGCGATCTCGGCACCTCGATCTCGACCCATGCGCCGGTGCTGCAGGAATTCCTGACGCTTTTCCCGGCGACGCTCGAGCTCGCTCTCTGCGCCATGCTGTTCGCCGTCGTGCTGGGGATTCCGGCCGGCGTCCTCGCGGCGACGCGGCGGGGCGGCTTTCTCGATTATTCGGTCATGGGCGTGGCGCTCACCGGCTTCTCGATGCCGATCTTCTGGTGGGGCCTGCTGCTCATCCTGTTCTTCTCGGTGACGCTCGACTTGACGCCGGTCTCCGGCCGCATCGACCTGCTCTACTACTTCGAGCCGGTGACGGGCTTCATGCTAATCGACAGCCTGCTGTCCGACCAGGACGGCGCCTTCCTCTCGGCCGTGTCGCATCTCATCCTGCCGACGATCGTGCTCGGAACCATCCCGCTCGCGACCATCGCCCGCATGACCCGCTCGACCATGCTGGAAGTGCTCGGCGAGGACTATGTGCGGACGGCGCGGGCGAAAGGCCTATCGCCCTTCCGCGTCGTCAACGTGCATGCGCTGCGCAACGCGCTGATCCCGGTCGTGACGGTGATCGGCCTGCAGACCGGCATGCTGATGGGCGGCGCGGTGCTGACGGAGTACATCTTCTCCTGGCCCGGCATCGGCACCTGGCTGATCGAATCGATCCAGCGGCGCGACTATCCGGTGCTGCAGGGCGGCGTGCTGATGATCTCCGGGCTCGTGATCCTCATCAACATCCTGGTCGACGTCCTCTACGGCGTGCTCAACCCGAGGATCCGCCATGCCCGCTGA
- a CDS encoding creatininase family protein, whose translation MTTLPRPYWHEMQAPDFLGGEKDWIAVLPVCAIEQHGPHLPVFTDACIGEGMVKRTVELLPEGLPVTFLPLQPVGKSNEHIASPGTITYSWETAIRIWMEIGDSVARAGVRKMVLVTSHGGNVPVCDIIARELRIRHGMLCVSTGWAGAGEPAGLVPPEEDLYGIHGGDVETSIMLHFRPDLVKMDKAEDFRSQQLDLLKEFKRLRFHMAPARIGWQAQDLHPSGAVGNAARATAERGRLIVDHQARAFIELLEEMARFDRSRLYQAGR comes from the coding sequence ATGACCACCCTCCCCCGCCCCTACTGGCACGAGATGCAGGCGCCCGATTTTCTCGGCGGCGAGAAGGACTGGATCGCGGTCCTGCCCGTCTGTGCGATCGAGCAGCATGGGCCGCATCTCCCCGTCTTTACCGATGCCTGCATCGGCGAGGGCATGGTGAAGCGGACGGTCGAGCTGTTGCCCGAAGGCCTGCCGGTCACCTTCCTGCCGCTGCAGCCGGTCGGCAAATCCAACGAGCACATCGCCTCGCCGGGCACGATCACCTATTCCTGGGAGACGGCCATCCGCATCTGGATGGAGATCGGCGACAGCGTGGCGCGCGCCGGCGTGCGCAAGATGGTGCTGGTGACCTCGCATGGCGGCAATGTCCCGGTCTGCGACATCATCGCCCGCGAGCTGCGCATCAGGCACGGCATGCTCTGCGTCTCGACCGGCTGGGCCGGCGCCGGGGAGCCGGCCGGCCTCGTCCCGCCGGAAGAGGACCTTTACGGCATCCATGGCGGCGACGTCGAAACCTCGATCATGCTGCATTTCCGGCCGGACCTCGTGAAGATGGACAAAGCCGAGGACTTCCGCTCGCAGCAGCTCGACCTCCTGAAGGAGTTCAAGCGGCTGCGCTTCCACATGGCCCCGGCGCGAATCGGCTGGCAGGCGCAGGACCTCCATCCCTCCGGCGCGGTCGGCAATGCGGCTCGTGCTACCGCCGAGCGCGGCCGCCTGATCGTCGATCACCAGGCCCGCGCCTTCATCGAGCTTCTGGAAGAGATGGCCCGCTTCGACCGGTCGCGCCTCTATCAGGCCGGTCGCTGA
- a CDS encoding ABC transporter ATP-binding protein, with product MPLLEISDLSVDFATGGGVFRAVDNVSLSVDAGEILAIVGESGSGKSVAMLAVMGLLPWTATVTARRLAFDGRDLLTLSPRERRRLVGKDVAMIFQEPMSSLNPCFTVGFQIGETLKVHLGLGKAERRARTLELLDAVGIPDPERRLKAFPHQLSGGISQRVMIAMALACRPKLIIADEPTTALDVTIQAQILDLLVALQRETGTGLVLITHDMGVVAETAERVSVHYAGQKVEEQPVGPLFADPHHPYTAALLAALPERAHGRFLPSIPGTVPGLSDRPPACLFEPRCRFATNRCREKAPPRQGAIAGFALCHYPLAGGRPIGHPFPEGREVAA from the coding sequence ATGCCTCTTCTCGAGATCTCCGACCTCTCGGTCGACTTCGCGACGGGCGGCGGCGTCTTCCGCGCCGTCGACAATGTCTCGCTCAGTGTCGATGCCGGCGAAATCCTGGCGATCGTCGGCGAGAGCGGCTCCGGCAAGTCGGTGGCCATGCTGGCCGTGATGGGCCTCCTGCCCTGGACGGCGACGGTCACCGCGCGGCGCCTCGCCTTCGACGGCCGCGACCTCCTGACCCTTTCGCCGCGCGAGCGGCGGCGGCTGGTCGGCAAGGATGTGGCCATGATCTTCCAGGAGCCGATGTCGAGCCTCAACCCGTGCTTCACGGTCGGCTTCCAGATCGGCGAGACGCTCAAGGTGCATCTCGGCCTCGGCAAGGCCGAGCGCCGCGCGCGGACGCTGGAGCTGCTCGACGCCGTGGGCATTCCCGATCCCGAACGGCGGCTGAAGGCCTTCCCGCACCAGCTTTCGGGCGGCATCAGCCAGCGCGTGATGATCGCGATGGCGCTCGCCTGCCGGCCGAAGCTGATCATCGCCGACGAGCCGACCACGGCCCTCGATGTCACGATCCAGGCGCAGATCCTCGACCTGCTCGTCGCCCTGCAGCGCGAAACGGGAACCGGTCTCGTGCTCATCACCCACGACATGGGCGTCGTCGCGGAAACGGCGGAGCGCGTCTCGGTCCATTATGCAGGCCAGAAGGTCGAGGAGCAGCCGGTCGGCCCGCTCTTCGCCGACCCGCACCATCCCTACACGGCCGCGCTTCTCGCCGCGCTGCCCGAGCGGGCGCATGGACGCTTCCTGCCCTCGATCCCGGGCACGGTGCCGGGTCTCTCCGACCGGCCGCCGGCCTGCCTGTTCGAGCCGCGCTGCCGCTTCGCCACCAATCGCTGCCGCGAAAAGGCGCCGCCGCGCCAGGGCGCCATCGCCGGCTTCGCGCTCTGCCATTATCCGCTGGCCGGGGGCCGGCCGATCGGCCATCCCTTCCCCGAGGGTCGCGAGGTGGCGGCATGA
- a CDS encoding NAD(P)-dependent oxidoreductase, whose amino-acid sequence MSLATETLGFIGLGRMGGPMTRRLIDAGHHVVVYDTRAEALADLPADKVTIAASPAEVGAAARVVICSLPSPAILSSVILGEDGVAAGSAVKIVIDVSTTGPTVASSIAANLKEKGIAFVDSPISGGLAGARGGTLAVMVSCPEATFTEVDPILANFGRRFYCGDAPGSAQVAKLGNNMIAAAVILLSAEALAMGVKAGLDPRVMCDIINASSGRNSATQEKFPRSVLPGTFDFGFTTGLSYKDVRMCVDEAENLGVPMVGGALVRQMLAATKARFGADSDFTSMARIVEEWAGVEIRDRA is encoded by the coding sequence ATGTCGTTGGCCACGGAGACACTGGGTTTCATCGGGCTCGGCCGCATGGGGGGACCCATGACGCGGCGGCTCATCGACGCCGGCCACCATGTCGTCGTCTATGACACCCGCGCCGAGGCGCTGGCCGACCTGCCCGCCGACAAGGTCACGATCGCCGCCTCGCCCGCCGAAGTCGGCGCCGCGGCGCGCGTCGTCATCTGTAGCCTGCCCTCGCCCGCCATCCTCTCCAGCGTCATCCTCGGCGAGGACGGCGTGGCCGCCGGCAGCGCCGTCAAGATCGTCATCGACGTCTCGACCACCGGACCGACGGTCGCCTCATCCATCGCGGCGAACCTCAAGGAAAAGGGCATCGCCTTCGTCGATTCGCCGATCTCGGGCGGCCTCGCCGGCGCGCGCGGCGGCACGCTCGCCGTAATGGTCTCCTGCCCGGAGGCGACCTTCACCGAGGTCGACCCGATCCTCGCCAATTTCGGCCGCCGCTTCTATTGCGGCGACGCGCCCGGCTCGGCGCAAGTGGCCAAGCTCGGCAACAACATGATCGCCGCCGCCGTCATCCTGCTCTCCGCCGAAGCGCTCGCCATGGGCGTCAAGGCCGGCCTCGATCCGCGCGTAATGTGCGACATCATCAACGCCTCCAGCGGCCGCAACAGCGCGACGCAGGAGAAATTCCCCCGCTCGGTGCTGCCCGGCACCTTCGACTTCGGCTTCACGACCGGCCTTTCCTACAAGGACGTGCGCATGTGCGTCGACGAGGCAGAGAATCTCGGCGTCCCGATGGTCGGGGGCGCGCTCGTGCGCCAGATGCTGGCCGCCACCAAGGCCCGCTTCGGCGCCGATTCCGACTTCACCTCCATGGCGCGCATCGTCGAGGAATGGGCCGGCGTCGAGATCCGCGACCGGGCCTGA
- a CDS encoding dipeptide ABC transporter ATP-binding protein: protein MTGTTVLAASHLARHYEVARGAFRKPAVIRALADASFTLETGRTLAVVGESGCGKSTLARLVTMIEPPTAGTLSIDGVEVVGADRAALAKLRSRVQIVFQNPYGSLNPRQKIGAALAEPLVINRPGMSRAERSAAVLDMLSRVGLRPEHADRYPHMFSGGQRQRIAIARALMLRPEILVLDEPVSALDLSVQAQVLNLLVELQQSLGLAYLFISHGLSVVRHMADDIVVMYLGRIVEQAPREVLFAGPKHPYTRALLSATPVADPARARERIRLKGEMPSPFNPPAGCPFNTRCPLAFDRCRVERPKLEWHGETKVACFAVERDG from the coding sequence ATGACGGGAACGACGGTCCTCGCGGCGAGCCATCTCGCGCGGCATTACGAGGTCGCGCGCGGCGCCTTCCGCAAGCCGGCGGTGATCCGCGCCCTCGCCGATGCGTCCTTCACGCTCGAGACGGGCCGGACGCTCGCCGTCGTCGGCGAATCCGGCTGCGGCAAGTCGACCCTTGCCCGCCTCGTCACCATGATCGAGCCGCCCACGGCCGGAACGCTGTCGATCGACGGCGTCGAGGTGGTCGGCGCCGACCGCGCCGCGCTGGCCAAGCTGCGCTCACGCGTGCAGATCGTGTTCCAGAACCCCTACGGCTCGCTCAACCCGCGCCAGAAGATCGGCGCCGCCCTCGCCGAGCCGCTCGTCATCAACCGCCCCGGCATGAGCCGGGCCGAGCGCAGCGCCGCGGTGCTCGACATGCTCTCCCGCGTCGGGCTGCGGCCCGAACATGCCGACCGCTACCCGCACATGTTCTCGGGTGGCCAGCGCCAGCGCATCGCCATCGCCCGCGCGCTGATGCTGAGGCCCGAGATCCTCGTGCTCGATGAGCCGGTCTCGGCGCTCGATCTCTCCGTGCAGGCGCAGGTGCTGAACCTTCTGGTCGAGCTGCAGCAGAGCCTCGGCCTCGCCTATCTCTTCATCAGCCACGGCCTCTCCGTCGTGCGGCACATGGCCGACGACATCGTCGTCATGTATCTCGGCCGCATCGTCGAGCAGGCGCCGCGCGAGGTGCTGTTCGCCGGGCCGAAGCATCCCTATACGCGGGCGCTGCTCTCGGCGACGCCGGTCGCCGATCCGGCGCGGGCGCGCGAGCGCATCCGCCTCAAGGGCGAGATGCCCTCGCCCTTCAATCCGCCCGCGGGCTGCCCCTTCAACACGCGCTGCCCGCTCGCCTTCGACCGCTGCCGCGTCGAGCGGCCGAAGCTCGAATGGCATGGCGAGACCAAGGTCGCCTGCTTCGCGGTCGAGCGCGACGGGTGA
- a CDS encoding LysR substrate-binding domain-containing protein: MFDLKQLQLFTAVAEFGSFSRAAVALSVSQPVISRQIKALEEELGVALLYRNGRGIVLTEAGKLLENYASAILEQASRATTELAAMRSNPRGTIVLGMPPSVGIVLTAPLVKHFREEFPQVTMRVVEGFSGHLLEWLMMGKIDVAVLYNAPRMNNLLAEPILRDELFLLGAGDDAGTLGTGPVDASVVATLPMILPARPHGLRLLLDQVLGQAGIEPRIDLEVEAMPSTLRLVEGGMGYTILSYSSVHHLVAEGRIRYWRIKNPSIERELLLATSSQRPTTTAIRALTALIRNEVRALRKEGVFEPAG; the protein is encoded by the coding sequence ATGTTCGATCTCAAGCAACTGCAGCTTTTCACCGCCGTCGCCGAGTTCGGCAGCTTCTCGCGCGCCGCTGTCGCCCTTTCGGTCAGCCAGCCTGTGATCAGCCGCCAGATCAAGGCGCTCGAGGAAGAACTCGGGGTCGCGCTGCTCTATCGGAACGGGCGCGGCATCGTCCTCACCGAAGCCGGCAAGCTGCTCGAAAATTATGCCTCGGCCATTCTGGAACAGGCGTCGCGTGCGACGACCGAGCTCGCCGCGATGCGCTCCAACCCGCGCGGCACCATCGTGCTCGGCATGCCGCCCTCGGTCGGCATCGTCCTGACGGCGCCGCTGGTCAAGCATTTCCGCGAGGAGTTCCCGCAGGTCACGATGCGCGTCGTCGAGGGCTTCAGCGGCCATCTCCTCGAGTGGCTGATGATGGGCAAGATCGACGTTGCGGTCCTCTACAATGCGCCGCGCATGAACAATCTCCTCGCCGAGCCGATCCTGCGGGACGAACTCTTCCTGCTCGGCGCCGGCGACGACGCCGGCACGCTCGGCACCGGGCCGGTCGATGCGTCGGTGGTGGCGACGCTGCCGATGATCCTGCCGGCGCGGCCGCATGGCCTTCGCCTCCTGCTCGACCAGGTGCTCGGCCAGGCTGGCATCGAGCCGCGCATCGATCTCGAGGTCGAGGCCATGCCCTCGACTCTCCGGCTCGTCGAAGGCGGCATGGGCTATACCATCCTCTCCTATTCGAGCGTTCATCACCTGGTCGCCGAGGGGCGGATTCGCTACTGGCGGATCAAGAACCCGTCGATCGAGCGCGAATTGCTGCTCGCCACCTCCAGCCAGCGGCCGACGACGACGGCGATCCGCGCCCTGACCGCGCTCATCCGCAACGAGGTGCGTGCGCTGCGCAAGGAGGGCGTGTTCGAGCCGGCCGGCTGA
- a CDS encoding ABC transporter substrate-binding protein, with amino-acid sequence MKISTRLLAASMLVVGLAAGAEAKTLVYCSEGSPENFNPQINTTGTSFDAARPVFNQLVEFEPGTTNVVPGLAESWEVSPDGTEVTFHLRKGVKFHSIKGFTPTRDFNADDVLFSFNRMWKEDSPYHKVSGGAYDYFNDMGMPDLLKSIDKVDDYTVKFTLTRPEAPFLANLAMDFATILSAEYADQMLKAGTPEQIDQVPVGTGPFSFVAYQKDNAIRYKAFPDYWGGAPKIDLVFSITKDATARWAKVQKGECQVMPYPNPADLDAIGKDENVDLMQQPGLNIGYLAFNVTKKPFDDKRVRLAIIHAIDKEAILKDVYLGAGQPAKNFIPPTIWSYNDAIVDYPYDVEKAKDLLKEAGLQDGFSTDIWWMPVQRPYNPNAKRVAEIIQADLEKLNIKANLVSYEWGEYRKRMQQGEHQMGQLGWTGDNGDPDNFFFLLGCDAARDGGQNIAKWCNKDFDDKLKKAKTIFDKAERTKLYEEMQVIAHDEVPVFNIAHSVVFEPVRKEVVGYKVSPLGRHEFAKVDLK; translated from the coding sequence ATGAAGATTTCGACCCGCCTTCTGGCGGCCAGCATGCTCGTCGTCGGCCTCGCGGCCGGCGCGGAGGCGAAGACGCTCGTCTATTGCTCCGAAGGCAGCCCCGAGAACTTCAATCCGCAGATCAACACGACCGGCACGTCGTTCGACGCGGCGCGCCCGGTCTTCAACCAGCTCGTCGAGTTCGAGCCGGGAACGACCAATGTGGTCCCCGGCCTCGCCGAGTCCTGGGAGGTGTCGCCCGACGGCACCGAGGTGACCTTCCACCTGCGCAAGGGCGTGAAGTTCCATTCGATCAAGGGATTCACGCCGACGCGGGACTTCAACGCCGACGACGTGCTGTTCTCGTTCAACCGCATGTGGAAGGAAGACAGCCCCTACCACAAGGTTTCCGGCGGCGCCTATGACTACTTCAACGACATGGGCATGCCCGACCTGCTGAAGTCGATCGACAAGGTCGACGACTACACGGTCAAGTTCACGCTGACCCGGCCGGAAGCGCCTTTCCTCGCCAATCTCGCGATGGACTTCGCGACCATCCTTTCGGCCGAATATGCCGACCAGATGCTGAAGGCGGGAACGCCCGAGCAGATCGACCAGGTTCCGGTCGGCACCGGCCCGTTCTCCTTCGTCGCCTACCAGAAGGACAACGCGATCCGCTACAAGGCCTTCCCCGACTACTGGGGCGGCGCGCCGAAGATCGACCTCGTCTTCTCCATCACCAAAGACGCGACCGCGCGCTGGGCGAAGGTCCAGAAGGGCGAATGCCAGGTGATGCCCTATCCCAATCCGGCCGATCTCGACGCGATCGGCAAGGACGAGAATGTCGACCTGATGCAGCAGCCGGGCCTCAATATCGGCTACCTCGCCTTCAACGTCACCAAGAAGCCCTTCGACGACAAGCGCGTCCGCCTCGCGATCATCCATGCGATCGACAAGGAAGCGATCCTGAAGGACGTCTATCTCGGTGCCGGCCAGCCGGCGAAGAACTTCATCCCGCCGACCATCTGGAGCTACAACGACGCCATCGTCGACTATCCCTACGATGTCGAGAAGGCGAAGGATCTCCTGAAGGAAGCCGGCCTGCAGGACGGCTTCTCGACCGACATCTGGTGGATGCCGGTGCAGCGCCCCTACAATCCGAACGCCAAGCGCGTCGCCGAGATCATCCAGGCCGATCTTGAGAAGCTCAACATCAAGGCGAACCTCGTCTCATACGAGTGGGGCGAGTATCGCAAGCGCATGCAGCAGGGCGAGCACCAGATGGGCCAGCTCGGCTGGACGGGCGACAATGGCGACCCGGACAACTTCTTCTTCCTGCTGGGCTGCGACGCGGCCCGCGACGGCGGCCAGAACATCGCGAAGTGGTGCAACAAGGACTTCGACGACAAGCTGAAGAAGGCCAAGACCATCTTCGACAAGGCCGAGCGCACCAAGCTCTACGAGGAGATGCAGGTCATCGCCCATGACGAGGTGCCGGTGTTCAACATCGCGCATTCCGTCGTGTTCGAGCCGGTGCGCAAGGAAGTCGTGGGCTACAAGGTGAGCCCGCTCGGCCGGCACGAATTCGCCAAAGTCGACCTGAAATAG
- a CDS encoding ABC transporter permease subunit, with translation MPADATTTPARKSAPPPGAFATFVRDFSENRAAVVGFVILALLVLTAIFADLVAPYDPTEQFRDFVRVPPFWQEGGNSAFLLGTDEVGRDMLSRLIFGARLSLFIGLAVVVASMIVGIALGLVAAFATGWPSIVIMRAMDVILSVPSLLLAIVIVAIIGPSLTNTIVAITVVYLPNYVRLVRASALSEKSRDYVVSARVAGAGTLRIMFRTVLPNCMAPIIVQAALTISNAILEAAALGFLGLGAQPPSPEWGAMLASAREFLQASPWIVTEPGLAILVTVLAINLVGDGLRDALDPKMRRS, from the coding sequence ATGCCCGCTGACGCGACTACCACGCCGGCGCGCAAGTCCGCGCCGCCGCCCGGCGCCTTCGCCACCTTCGTGCGCGACTTTTCCGAGAACCGCGCCGCGGTCGTCGGCTTCGTCATCCTGGCGCTCCTCGTGCTGACGGCGATCTTCGCCGATCTCGTCGCGCCCTATGATCCGACCGAGCAGTTCCGCGATTTCGTGCGCGTGCCCCCGTTCTGGCAGGAGGGGGGCAACAGCGCCTTCCTGCTCGGCACGGACGAGGTTGGCCGCGACATGCTCTCGCGGCTCATCTTCGGCGCGCGGCTGTCGCTCTTCATCGGCCTCGCCGTCGTCGTCGCCTCGATGATCGTCGGCATCGCGCTCGGCCTCGTCGCCGCCTTCGCCACCGGCTGGCCGTCGATCGTCATCATGCGCGCGATGGACGTCATCCTCTCGGTGCCGAGCCTGCTGCTCGCCATTGTCATCGTCGCGATCATCGGGCCGAGCCTCACCAACACGATCGTCGCGATCACGGTCGTCTATCTCCCCAACTATGTGCGGCTCGTGCGCGCCTCGGCGCTCTCGGAAAAGTCGCGCGACTATGTCGTCTCGGCGCGGGTCGCCGGCGCGGGTACGCTCCGGATCATGTTCCGCACCGTGCTGCCGAACTGCATGGCGCCGATCATCGTGCAGGCCGCGCTCACCATCTCCAACGCGATCCTCGAGGCGGCGGCGCTCGGCTTTCTCGGCCTCGGCGCGCAGCCGCCCTCGCCGGAGTGGGGCGCGATGCTCGCCTCCGCGCGCGAGTTCCTTCAGGCCTCGCCCTGGATCGTGACGGAGCCCGGCCTCGCGATCCTCGTGACGGTCCTGGCCATCAATCTCGTCGGCGACGGGCTGCGCGACGCGCTCGACCCGAAGATGCGGAGGAGCTGA
- a CDS encoding MmgE/PrpD family protein — MAPQAFENPQAVELAEAIAALDARAFDPAMRAKAKACLLDFLGCAFEATALDPSRQAVAAVFEAAGGHMIGETATATPADAAFVNAVKGHGLVREDMHAASVSHHGVVVWPLLLALAETRRIAGQRLIEAAILAYEVGGRLGRLLIDRGISSLFRPTGLVAPIGAAAGGARLLGLDAPSTVSALAIAANTSSGLNQWPASGASDMFFHPGFAARNAVTAVRLAEAGAYGSRDILDGKAGLFAAFARKAMPGAVALFPRGEAEILAVYHKGAPACNFAQTACQAALRMIEMIGPNAAPVSAITIRVPRAAADYPGCDHTGPFERALQAKMSIPFGVAAVLAHGRLAEENYADLADTEVLRLVGVTTLVASDELSARFPAEQGAIVELTLADDRRLSMGLPDVIPATEAEVRQRFRVAAAAVVGQDAADAIEAFVDTLDTARDAGRLMQLCAVPAATRPKTATAT; from the coding sequence ATGGCGCCCCAGGCCTTCGAAAACCCGCAGGCCGTCGAACTCGCCGAAGCCATCGCCGCGCTCGACGCTCGGGCCTTCGATCCGGCGATGAGGGCGAAGGCCAAGGCCTGCCTGCTCGATTTCCTTGGCTGCGCCTTCGAGGCGACGGCGCTCGATCCGAGCCGGCAAGCCGTCGCCGCCGTCTTCGAGGCGGCAGGCGGTCATATGATCGGCGAGACGGCGACCGCGACGCCCGCCGACGCCGCCTTCGTCAATGCCGTGAAGGGCCACGGGCTGGTGCGCGAGGACATGCACGCGGCCTCGGTCAGCCATCACGGCGTCGTCGTCTGGCCGCTCCTCCTTGCGCTTGCCGAGACGCGGCGGATCGCCGGACAAAGGCTGATCGAGGCGGCGATCCTCGCCTACGAGGTCGGTGGCCGCCTCGGGCGCCTGCTGATCGACCGGGGAATTTCGAGCCTCTTCCGTCCGACCGGCCTCGTTGCGCCGATCGGCGCGGCGGCGGGCGGCGCAAGGCTGCTCGGCCTCGACGCGCCATCGACCGTGTCGGCGCTCGCCATCGCTGCCAACACGTCTTCCGGGCTCAACCAGTGGCCGGCGAGCGGCGCCTCGGACATGTTCTTCCATCCCGGCTTCGCCGCGCGCAACGCCGTCACGGCCGTGCGCCTCGCCGAAGCCGGCGCCTATGGCAGCCGCGACATACTCGACGGCAAGGCAGGCCTCTTCGCGGCCTTTGCGCGGAAGGCGATGCCGGGCGCGGTCGCGCTCTTCCCGCGCGGCGAGGCCGAGATCCTCGCCGTCTATCACAAGGGCGCGCCGGCCTGTAACTTCGCTCAGACAGCCTGCCAAGCGGCGCTGCGCATGATCGAGATGATCGGGCCCAATGCCGCGCCCGTCAGCGCCATCACCATCCGCGTGCCCCGCGCGGCGGCCGACTATCCGGGCTGCGACCACACAGGCCCCTTCGAGCGCGCGCTGCAGGCGAAGATGAGCATCCCGTTCGGGGTCGCCGCCGTGCTGGCGCATGGCCGGCTCGCGGAGGAGAACTATGCCGATCTCGCCGATACCGAGGTCCTGCGCCTCGTCGGCGTGACGACGCTCGTCGCCAGCGACGAGCTCTCGGCCCGATTCCCCGCCGAACAGGGCGCGATCGTCGAGCTCACGCTCGCCGACGACCGCCGGCTTTCAATGGGCCTTCCCGATGTCATCCCCGCGACCGAGGCCGAGGTCCGCCAGCGTTTCCGCGTCGCGGCTGCCGCCGTCGTCGGCCAGGACGCGGCCGACGCGATCGAGGCTTTCGTCGATACGCTCGACACCGCCCGCGATGCCGGGCGGCTGATGCAGCTTTGCGCCGTCCCCGCCGCGACGCGGCCGAAGACGGCAACCGCCACCTGA